The following DNA comes from Acholeplasma equirhinis.
TAGTTTTCTTCTTTGTTGGTAAGATTGTACCTAGAATGTTGACTTCACCTTCAGTTGGTTTAAGAAGTGCATTCATATGTTGAACTAATGTTGATTTACCAGAACCTGTTTGTCCTGTAATCGCAACAAATTCACCTTCTTTTGCAATTGTAAGGTCAATCTTATTCAATGCTTTATAAACTTTTTTGAAGCCTCTGTAGCCGTAGCCTACTTGTTTAAATTGAATGCCCATAATGCCTCTAATAATGCTTTATTTTCTTTCAAATTTGGATCCTTTAAGCAATCAAGGTAAATTTGTAAACCTTCAGGAATATTTAATTTAGAACTCTTTAATAGGGCTTCATCTAAAAAGAGTTCTGAAGGTTTACCGCTGCCGATTAATTTACCTTCTTTAAGAATAAAGGCATAATCACTCTTTAATGCAAAATCTAAATCATGAGTGATCGTAATAATGGTTTGATTAAATTCAGTATTTAAGTTTTTAATTAGATTGGTAACTTCTCTAACACCTTCCGGGTCTAACATTGAAGTTGCTTCATCAAAGATGATGACATCTTTATGCATTGCAAGTGCTCCAGCAATAGCAACCCTTTGTTTTTGTCCACCAGATAATTGTTGTGGTTCTTTTAATAAGTAGTCTTTCATACCAACTAAAGATGCATACTTTTCAACACGTTCCACGATTTCTTTTCTTGGAACTTGCATATTTTCTAAGCCAAACGCGATATCATGTTTTACTGTTACACCAACAAATTGATTGTCGGGGTTTTGGAATACAATCCCGATTTTCTTTCTAATTTGATGTACATTTTGTTCGCTCATTTCGATGCCATCAACAAAAATATCACCACTTTCTGCTTTAAGT
Coding sequences within:
- a CDS encoding energy-coupling factor transporter ATPase, whose translation is MIKIDHLKFTYDDKKDVIEDLSLEIKKGSWVSILGHNGSGKSTLAKLLVGLLKAESGDIFVDGIEMSEQNVHQIRKKIGIVFQNPDNQFVGVTVKHDIAFGLENMQVPRKEIVERVEKYASLVGMKDYLLKEPQQLSGGQKQRVAIAGALAMHKDVIIFDEATSMLDPEGVREVTNLIKNLNTEFNQTIITITHDLDFALKSDYAFILKEGKLIGSGKPSELFLDEALLKSSKLNIPEGLQIYLDCLKDPNLKENKALLEALWAFNLNK